The Betta splendens chromosome 4, fBetSpl5.4, whole genome shotgun sequence genome contains a region encoding:
- the LOC114854263 gene encoding polycystic kidney disease 1 like 1 isoform X4, translating to MVTQYMNVSTSPHRVQAGETFVVEVHGNLSGSPHQPAGMGEHNLPSIIVHFMDTRSHSSHLGDVLGDGSFVVASDWIIETLSKYEINVRVPNTPSTPSSTLHLLVAPDDLMISVLRGPLGVLSCEPFMQRDSATFPRDPITLQVQRSEGDKDSGGGRSCRTVSFTRVECLKSTVAAVRPAVCDLNVSVSETHLSVYAELFTATSHMLVLNLTLKATYTQNQQSSAGLSNEGEGDNSCMDGNNEMKNKSNTDINNSEASTSGCYNVTVQVFDPVSRTLLQTYILVQDSTGKLVLNTSSVISTKQKLELLFSTTAESDVTVSTPAKPTLLSRTGSYSRGQDAAAVVWLFNQTGTAAVELRAANGVFTQNKSTRVCIEGNRKQPPQVKVNPNWQPPTSVLLGPTDTVRIYAARDVYPTDADVILAAEADVPDPVEFTWHFGDSTSARATSRTVTKRYSKPGRFEVVAAMSAGRTSVTSNAFRLEIQRAVKLNRLVHRASVLQNRTVAVSCRVSAGTNLTFLWSFGDGSSRLGQSTEHHVFHRTGEFRLSVAVSNLVSSASLSSHIFVVDRPCQPPPVKNMGPLQIQVWRHEPVHLGVTYEDELDCAVMGGLRYAWTLVDSAGHSLPLPFVHTHGQSLILPARLLHYGAYVAIARVQVVGSVVYSNYSVRVKVVPSPPVAFIQGGTNVFIRSRSVAMVTLDGRRSYDPDFPLKPLGYSWTCQPVSSITGSCFSRHVPASSPVLTLPVASLKHHFDQFRFTLTVHSGDGERSASSDVFLTMTPGVLGKVSLHLPESRGGARVNWDQEFSVRAWCEDCNAPPDIIQFTWSLYMVNASSRPVTEVPFCDAVDLSLPSTVFEGPSAADPLDSTPVLLRVITSTAGTKQQGEEFLYRSLEESGPSESTDFPGLALDNSDVLYLDHLSDVFSEFPNEWDSSADWGASFPVLEAEDARARLGEKRKLSGNLRAVIILVVCKSSSFMNSDYDAPLASVEEGDPGPSAGRPTGVDGETFAAGEESEVHEDEWSHLVDSRPSVVTQEHTLLDLPRDPVDVGLFESYTYAGRSSSLLSFRPFSLRPGSRYMLEVTAESHNNLLGRTQLFLKTRAAPTGVMCQVQPAKGVELHTHFSIFCASGREDLVYEYSFSVGGRSPRTLYQGRDFQYYFRLPSGDPRDHYKVTVYTEVRGANGAATKPCPVTVQVQPSVHRESSSHHDPALELSASGLRNLSALVQLGNSMEIRNYVSLLSSILNRLSPDTEPNTHTQTRTRSALIGTLCELESRDQQSMEDNIRVLTDVVKIINQVSYVSARRVVLHIQTISDLFLESSAPVQYNLDYKTLSSLITLLSYTLQTAINSPHSSKGVVITQALDSDLRGPTAAPGAFKVHQLAADIHQAASDLMLKYIVFHEAPEHRVSTRFISLYATKRSSTVISSGSTTVYVPASLTEQLFNGIRGESEMKQRAPCLLSVLTEFPRSPFTLPPDATKLSGPVVSLNLYTCGTRRKIHIRSLTQPVDIELQHPQRNMSSVGEYVLHHNRINYHSFNITQEHLQRAIQFSVSFKPLSSTAFPVMLLFRMFDRPTPSMHHLNRTHRWEGNTTRITLPPSYLSAAGMGYLALLNAGKAPKHRHLREQISYSLAVDSSLCLSWDDQQGSWTRRGCRTQQADAGPTVGCSCHQLQPLTVVQQHLEGSHDSADLGPFISVSGDPTLPAVLLLAVCLYVLGLAPCRRADAIAEQSQQVRPLPDNSPSDPHHYAVTVHTGLSSAACMSAKVYIVLYGEDGRSQTREIQVPGCTLFRRNSQDTFVLSTAASLGPVWGVHIWHDNSGPSPDWYLSRVEVSEVEREQGKGRSWLFVGRCWLTVSKGDGQVERMLRVCTGGMSFAEMLRLKLPDYLADLHIWISVLCCPCPHPFTLTQRLTVCLLLLLGYSCVNAVIVSQMDNQLPFELGATDVSAVSVTTGVLSVLAVLPVATAVSFLFRWREGSGAKRPKRGKTEKDYFEDDASVNNIIPESHSSCTGEAWIRKLQGTNQTSVSTRILENKESAFQADEPLRKADALTSGLCTGPVLQNVLAIPEEKRLEDDTELKMRTRNENHKAKDSRDEEIWSSGHGIISKGGKPSQWCRCLAWTLCLLLSLSCLLVSAVLGTRFSSSKALLWIHSLFVSLTSCIFFIQPVMTLVVAVTASLWYRTAPDFHSFSCITELELEALKLHSCRDAFGTKEQFSSSALPQEHCPYFEELLRARRRARYLRLVRPPTPAQLKKTRGKRRREALMCDALRDLSVCVSMLLLMLCITYGSSFHDHYHLNKLVRRRFVRHHDNELILIQKPEDWWTWMQSNLLSELYKNVSAKTEQPCILFGEPVVWKMEASCSIQGQVSGVNIGPEWLHSFLSRSRTLTYLNSNLEVSKATSPSTCGLLNCHSVGLGQTKSDAASRLRRLHSDGWLNERTLALKVQFTLYSPAANLFTSVMLVTGRRLAGVLRPSANVQSVTVYRTPAACDYAAMICQLVFLLLSLLQLCRQVKIVTQQGLMGYCRTPFHWLEIALLTVTLLHYVYYIHRSVLTMEAAEQLQRRSYAGCVDVNSLAACEHDVRTLHGLTLFLLTMKCVALLRVSRTTASSAALISHSLSSLFWPLISGLIPLVALSCVGNLLFAQNSSFNSIPRSLRTLLLCCWGPRPVRSLLLSGYELIYVGGLYLCSTIVWTAVMRSIVSSIVRRSRRSLSGRTLFFTVAELASSTRQKFSEIVLQQRPTWTENHMGGRTYYLEEFEGLVDELLLRLNTLSNNLHHETQCYMEEDPVVSPVQPLSSVYAWDFARLEMIDETKMTHHTDAISHGKNMSASHLLRLKLELELLQLLQQGNQNKSTRAPRTKLVVEALVHEEHEAVASPEKLKPCEED from the exons ATGGTGACACAGTATATGAATGTGTCTACATCTCCACACAGAGTTCAGGCTGGAGAGACCTTTGTTGTGGAAGTCCATGGAAACCTGAGTGGAAGCCCCCACCAGCCCGCAG GGATGGGAGAACACAACCTCCCCTCTATCATAGTCCACTTCATGGACACGAGAAGTCACAGTTCACATCTTGGCGACGTGTTGGGTGATGGTTCCTTTGTTGTGGCATCTGACTGGATTATTGAAACTCTGAGTAAATATGAGATCA ACGTCCGTGTGCCCAACACTCCCTCCAcgccctcctccaccctccacctccttGTTGCTCCTGACGACCTGATGATCTCTGTGCTCCGTGGGCCTCTGGGCGTCCTGTCCTGTGAACCCTTCATGCAGAGAGACTCAGCAACATTCCCGCGTGACCCCATCACACTGCAGGTGCAAAGGTCAGAGGGAGACAAGGACTCAGGGGGTGGGAGGTCATGCAGGACGGTTAGCTTCACCCGAGTCGAGTGTCTCAAAAGCACTGTG GCAGCTGTGCGTCCTGCGGTCTGTGATCTTAACGTGAGCGTTTCAGAGACTCATCTGTCTGTGTACGCGGAGCTGTTCACCGCCACGAGCCATATGCTGGTTCTCAACCTTACTCTAAAAGCCACGTATACCCAGAATCAGCAGAGCAGTGCAGGTCTGAGCAACGAAGGAGAGGGCGATAACAGCTGCATGGAtggaaataatgaaatgaaaaataaatcaaacacagaTATTAATAACAGTGAAGCAAGTACCAGTGGGTGTTATAATGTGACGGTGCAGGTGTTCGACCCAGTCAGCCGGACCTTATTGCAAACATACATCCTCGTCCAAGATTCAACTGGAAAACTGGTGTTAAACACGTCCAGTGTGATATCAACAAAGCAGAAGCTGGAGTTGCTTTTTAGCacaacagcagagtcagacgtgACTGTTTCTACGCCAGCGAAGCCGACGTTACTGTCCAGAACCGGCAGCTACAGCAGAGGACAGGACGCAGCAGCGGTGGTTTGGCTTTTTAACCAAACCGGAACAGCTGCGGTCGAGCTTCGAGCTGCGAATGGAGTGTTTACTCAGAACAAAAGCACGAGAGTGTGTATAGAGGGGAACAGGAAGCAGCCACCGCAAGTTAAAGTGAATCCAAACTGGCAACCGCCCACCAGCGTGCTTCTCGGCCCGACTGACACTG TGAGGATTTACGCAGCCAGAGACGTTTATCCCACCGACGCAGATGTGATCCTAGCGGCTGAGGCGGATGTGCCCGACCCTGTGGAGTTCACCTGGCACTTTGGAGACTCCACATCAGCCAGGGCAACCTCCAGGACCGTCACCAAGCGGTACAGCAAACCTGGCAG GTTCGAGGTGGTTGCCGCCATGTCTGCTGGTCGGACGTCCGTCACCTCCAACGCGTTCCGGCTGGAAATCCAGAGAGCGGTGAAGCTCAACAGGCTCGTCCACCGGGCCTCGGTCCTGCAGAACCGCACGGTGGCGGTGAGCTGTCGGGTCAGCGCCGGGACCAACCTCACTTTCCTCTGGAGCTTTGGAGACGGCTCGTCCAGGCTCGGACAGAGCACAGAGCATCACGTCTTCCACAG AACAGGGGAGTTCAGACTCAGCGTGGCCGTGTCCAACCTGGTCAGCTCTGCCTCTTTGAGCAGCCACATCTTCGTGGTGGACCGGCCCTGCCAGCCTCCCCCCGTCAAAAACATGGGCCCTCTGCAGATACAG GTGTGGAGACACGAGCCCGTTCACCTGGGGGTCACCTACGAGGACGAGCTGGACTGTGCTGTGATGGGCGGCCTGCGTTACGCCTGGACCCTGGTGGACTCTGCAGGGCACAGCCTCCCTTTGCCCTTCGtccacacacacggacagagcCTCATCCTCCCAGCTCGCCTCCTGCACTACGGCGCCTACGTGGCCATAGCCAGG GTGCAGGTTGTTGGCAGTGTGGTTTACAGTAACTACAGCGTGAGGGTGAAGGTGGTGCCCAGTCCTCCTGTAGCTTTCATCCAGGGTGGCACCAACGTTTTCATCCGCAGCCGGAGCGTCGCCATGGTTACCCTGGACGGGCGGAGGTCCTACGACCCTGACTTCCCTTTGAAACCACTCGG CTACAGCTGGACATGTCAACCAGTCAGCTCCATCAccggctcctgcttcagccgGCACGTTCCTGCGTCCTCGCCCGTGCTCACGCTCCCCGTGGCTTCCCTGAAGCACCACTTTGACCAGTTCCGCTTCACGCTCACCGTCCACAGCGGAGACGGCGAGCGCTCGGCTTCTTCAGACGTCTTCCTCACAATGACCCCCGGCGTGCTCGG GAAGGTGTCGCTTCATTTGCCTGAGAGCCGAGGAGGAGCCCGGGTGAACTGGGACCAGGAGTTCTCTGTCAGAGCCTGGTGTGAGGACTGCAACGCTCCTCCAGACATTATCCAGTTCACCTGGAGCCTGTACATGGTCAACGCTTCCTCCAGGCCTGTCACTGAGG TCCCTTTTTGTGATGCTGTGGACCTCAGCCTTCCATCCACCGTCTTCGAGGGTCCTTCTGCAGCAGACCCCCTTGACTCAACTCCTGTCCTCCTGAGGGTCATCACCTCTACAGCTGGAACCAAGCAGCAAG GAGAGGAGTTTCTTTATCGCTCTTTGGAGGAGTCCGGTCCTTCAGAGTCCACTGACTTTCCAGGACTTGCCCTTGACAACAGTGACGTTCTATATTTAGACCACTTAAGCGATGTTTTCAGTGAATTCCCAAATGAGTGGGATTCCTCTGCTGACTGGGGCGCCTCCTTCCCTGTTCTGGAGGCCGAGGATGCGAGAGCTCGACTAGGTGAGAAAAGAAAACTGAGCGGAAATCTGAGGGCTGTGATTATTTTAGTAGTTTGTAAAAGTAGCTCCTTTATGAATTCAGACTATGATGCTCCCTTGGCAAGCGTTGAGGAGGGAGACCCGGGACCTTCAGCAGGAAGACCCACGG GAGTGGATGGTGAGACCTTCGCCGCAGGAGAGGAGTCGGAGGTGCATGAAGATGAGTGGAGTCATTTGGTGGATTCTAGACCCTCAGTGGTGACCCAGGAACACACGTTGCTTGACTTGCCCCGAGACCCAGTAGATGTTGGTCTGTTTGAGTCCTACACCTACGCAG GAAGGTCCTCGTCTCTATTAAGCTTCAGACCCTTCAGTCTGAGGCCGGGGAGCAGATACATGCTGGAGGTCACTGCTG AATCTCACAATAACCTCTTGGGACGGACTCAGTTGTTCTTAAAAACCCGGGCCGCTCCAACGGGCGTGATGTGCCAGGTGCAGCCGGCCAAAGGAGTGGAgttacacacacatttcagcATCTTCTGCGCCTCGGGGAGAGAG GATTTAGTGTACGAGTACAGCTTCAGCGTTGGAGGCCGCTCACCAAGGACACTGTACCAGGGCAGAGACTTCCAGTACTACTTCAGGCTTCCTTCAGGTGACCCCAGAGACCACTATAAAG TGACTGTTTATACTGAAGTCAGAGGTGCGAATGGGGCAGCAACTAAACCCTGTCCTGTTACTGTCCAAGTCCAACCAAGCGTCCATAGAGAGTCGTCTTCTCATCACGATCCTGCTCTAGAGCT CTCAGCATCAGGTCTGAGGAACCTGTCGGCTCTGGTGCAGCTTGGGAACAGCATGGAGATCCGTAACTATGTCAGTCTCCTCTCCAGCATTCTGAACAGACTCAGCCCGGACACggagcccaacacacacacacagacacgcacacgcagtgCGCTCATTGGCACGCTGTGTGAGCTGGAGAGCAGGGATCag caATCAATGGAGGACAACATCCGAGTTCTCACAGATGTTGTGAAAATTATAAATCAG GTTTCTTATGTGAGCGCCAGACGGGTCGTCCTTCATATTCAGACTATATCAGACCTGTTTCTGGAGTCCAGCGCTCCAGTCCAGTATAATCTGGACTACAAGACACTCAGCAGCCTGATCACGCTGCTCTCATACACGCTGCAGACTGCTATCAACAGTCCGCACTCATCCAAGGGTGTCGTCATTACACAGGCACTGGATTCAGATTTGAGAGGACCTACTGCTGCTCCTGGTGCCTTTAAAGTGCACCAGCTGGCAGCCGATATTCACCAAGCTGCTTCAGACCtgatgctg AAGTACATTGTTTTCCACGAGGCTCCGGAGCACAGGGTCAGCACCCGTTTCATTAGCCTGTATGCTACAAAGCGAAGCTCCACAGTCATCAGCAGTGGCTCGACCACCGTCTACGTCCCGGCTTCTCTGACTGAGCAACTGTTTAATGGTATCAGAGGGGAGAGTGAGATGAAGCAGCGGGCACCTTGTCTCCTCAGCGTGCTGACGGAGTTCCCCCGCAGCCCCTTCACCCTGCCCCCCGATGCTACGAAG CTGAGTGGACCAGTCGTCAGCCTCAACCTGTACACGTGTGGCACAAGGAGAAAGATCCACATTCGTTCCTTGACTCAGCCGGTCGACATCGAGCTGCAGCATCCACAAAGAAAT ATGAGCTCTGTGGGAGAGTACGTCCTCCACCACAACCGGATCAACTACCACAGTTTCAACATTACCCAGGAGCACTTGCAGCGGGCCATCCAGTTCAGTGTGTCGTTTAAGCCGCTGTCCAGCACAGCGTTTCCAGTGATGCTGCTCTTCAG GATGTTTGACAGGCccactcccagcatgcaccacCTGAACAGGACTCACCGCTGGGAGGGCAACACCACACGCATCACTCTGCCCCCCTCTTATCTCAGTG CTGCAGGTATGGGCTACCTGGCCCTGCTGAATGCTGGGAAAGCACCAAAACACAGGCACCTGAGGGAACAGATCAGCTACAGTCTCGCCGTGGacagcagcctgtgtttgtcctgGGACGACCAGCAGGGGTCCTGGACACGCCGCGGCTGCAGAACCCAGCAAGCAGACGCGGGTCCCACAGTCGGCTGCAG TTGCcaccagctgcagccgctgactgtggtgcagcagcatctagAGGGCAGCCATGACTCAGCCGACCTGGGCCCGTTCATAAG CGTGTCCGGGGACCCGACTCTGcccgctgtgctgctgctggctgtgtgCCTGTACGTGCTGGGCTTGGCGCCGTGCAGGAGAGCCGACGCCATCGCCGAGCAGAGCCAACAGGTCCGCCCTCTTCCCGATAACTCTCCGTCTGACCCACACCACTACGCCGTCACCGTGCACACCGGCCTCAGCTCTGCGGCCTGTATGAGTGCAAAG GTTTATATAGTGCTCTATGGTGAAGATGGGCGGTCACAGACGAGAGAAATACAGGTCCCAGGATGCACTCTGTTTAGGAGGAACTCTCAGGATACATTTGTACTCAG TACAGCAGCCAGCCTGGGCCCAGTGTGGGGGGTTCACATCTGGCACGACAACTCTGGACCCTCCCCGGACTGGTACCTCAGTCGAGTGGAGGTGTCTGAG GTGGAGCGAGAACAGGGGAAAGGGCGCTCGTGGCTTTTCGTCGGCCGGTGCTGGTTAACCGTGAGCAAAGGTGACGGCCAAGTGGAGCGAATGCTGCGTGTCTGCACTGGGGGGATGAGCTTTGCTGAG ATGTTGCGTCTGAAGCTTCCTGACTACTTGGCTGACCTCCACATCTGGATATCTGTGTTGTGCTGCCCCTGTCCTCACCCGTTCACCCTCACCCAGAGGCTCACTgtgtgcctgctgctgctgctgggctacTCGTGTGTGAACGCAGTCATCGTATCCCAAATGGACAATCAG TTGCCATTCGAGTTGGGAGCGACGGACGTGTCGGCTGTCTCTGTGACGACAGGAGTGTTAAGCGTGTTGGCAGTGTTGCCCGTGGCAACAGCGGTGTCTTTTCTGTTTCGGTGGCGTGAGGGATCAGGAGCGAAACGTCCAAAGCGCGGAAAGACTGAAAAGGACTATTTTGAAG ATGACGCATCAGTAAACAACATTATACCAGAGTCCCATTCCTCCTGCACTGGGGAAGCGTGGATAAGGAAACTCCAG GGCACAAACCAGACGTCAGTGTCTACTAGGATCCTGGAAAACAAAGAATCTGCATTTCAGGCAGATGAGCCGTTAAGAAAGGCAGATGCTCTAACAAGTGGACTCTGTACGGGACCAGTGCTTCAAAATGTGTTGGCGATTCCTGAGGAGAAACGTTTGGAAGACGATACAGAGTTAAAAATGCGCACAAGAAATGAAAATCACAAGGCGAAAGATTCCAGAGATGAAGAAATCTGGAGTTCTGGTCACGGCATCATCAGCAAAGGGGGGAAACCATCCCAGTGGTGTCGCTGCTTGGCCTGGACCCTGTGCCTGCTGTTGTCGCTCTCCTGCCTGCTCGTCTCTGCCGTCCTGGGGACGAG gttcagcagcagcaaggcTCTGCTTTGGATCCACTCGCTTTTCGTTTCACTGACGTCTTGCATCTTCTTCATCCAGCCAGTCATG ACCCTCGTGGTGGCAGTGACGGCCTCCTTGTGGTACAGAACAGCACCAGACTTCCATAGTTTCTCCTGCATCACAGAGCTTGAACTAGAGGCTTTGAAACTGCACAGCTGCCGCGATGCTTTCGGGACAAAAGAGCAGTTTAGCTCCTCAGCTCTCCCCCAGGAACACTGTCCATATTTTGAGGAG ctgctcagagctcGTCGGCGAGCTCGCTACCTGCGTCTCGTGCGCCCACCGACTCCGGCACAGCTGAAGAAAACCCgtgggaagagaagaagagaggctCTCATGTGCGACGCCCTCAG AGatttgtctgtctgcgtctccaTGCTTCTCCTGATGCTCTGTATAACGTACGGCAGCTCCTTCCATGACCATTATCACCTCAACAAGCTGGTCAGGAGGCGGTTTGTAAG GCACCATGACAATGAGTTGATATTGATACAAAAGCCTGAGGACTGGTGGACCTGGATGCAGAGCAATTTGCTGAGCGAGCTGTACAAGAACGTCTCAGCCAAGACTgag CAACCGTGCATCTTGTTTGGAGAGCCCGTCGTGTGGAAGATGGAGGCGTCCTGCTCAATTCAGGGCCAG GTCTCTGGAGTGAACATTGGGCCTGAATGGCTTCACTCATTCCTGTCAAGAAGCAGAACGCTAACTTATTTAAACTCTAATCTGGAGGTTTCTAAGGCGACGTCCCCGAGCACGTGTGGCCTCCTGAACTGCCACTCCGTTGGACTGGGCCAAACCAA GTCGGATGCTGCATCCAGACTGAGGCGCCTGCATTCAGACGGCTGGCTGAACGAGCGCACACTGGCCCTGAAGGTCCAGTTCACCCTGTACAGCCCTGCAGCCAACCTCTTCACCAGTGTGATGCTGGTCACGGGGCGGCGCCTCGCTGGCGTCCTCCGGCCCTCCGCCAACGTCCAGTCGGTTACGGTGTACCGCACTCCCGCTGCGTGCGACTATGCTGCTATGATATGTCAG ctcgtcttcctcctcttgtcccTGCTGCAGCTTTGTCGTCAGGTGAAGATTGTGACGCAGCAAGGGCTGATGGGATACTGTAGGACACCGTTCCACTGGCTGGAA ATCGCTCTGCTGACGGTGACGCTGCTGCACTACGTTTATTACATCCATCGCTCTGTTCTCACCATggaagctgcagagcagctgcagagacgcaGCTACGCCGGATGTGTGGATGTCAACTCCTTGGCTGCCTGCGAACAC GACGTTCGCACCTTGCATGGCCTTACTCTCTTCCTTCTCACCATGAAGTGTGTGGCCCTGCTGAGGGTGAGCAGAACCACAgcgtcctctgctgctctcatcagtcactctctctccagcctcttTTGGCCACTG ATTTCAGGTCTGATCCCTCTGGTGGCACTTTCCTGTGTAGGGAATCTGCTGTTTGCTCAGAACTCCTCCTTCAACTCCATCCCTCGCTCCCTTCGgaccctgctgctctgctgctggggTCCCAGGCCTGTTAGAAGCCTCCTCCTGTCTGGATACGAGCTCATTTACGTTGGTGGTCTCTATCTGTGCTCCACTATAGTGTGGACAGCAGTG ATGAGGAGTATTGTGTCCTCAATAGTCAGAAGGTCCAGAAGGTCTCTGAGTGGAAGGACACTATTCTTCACTGTAGCAGAGTTAGCCAGCAGCACCAGGCAGAAGTTTTCTGAGATTGTTTTGCAGCAAAGGCCAACATGGACAGAAAACCACATGGGGGGAAGG ACTTATTACCTTGAAGAGTTTGAGGGTTTAGTAGATGAACTGTTGCTGAGACTCAACACCCTCTCCAACAACCTGCACCATGAAACCCAGTGCTACATGGAGGAAGATCCTGTTGTCTCACCTGTACAGCCACTTTCCAGTGTGTACGCATGG GACTTTGCAAGATTAGAAATGATAGATGAGACAAAAATGACCCATCACACAGATGCTATTTCCCATGGAAAAAACATGTCTGCATCTCACCTGCTCAG GTTGAAATTAGAACTGGAGCTATTGCAGCTCCTGCAACAGGGAAATCAAAACAAGAGCACTAGGGCCCCTCGTACAAAGCTAGTGGTGGAGGCTCTGGTCCACGAGGAGCATGAAGCTGTAGCATCACCAGAAAAGTTGAAACCTTGCG